In Planctomycetota bacterium, a genomic segment contains:
- a CDS encoding DUF2089 family protein — protein sequence MSPDADRTWTDALNEEDLAFLKRFLLASGSLKDLAASYGISYPTVRLRLDRLIEKVKILDSQELTSEFERLLRVLYAEGKLDMATLKTLLVAHQQALGDRR from the coding sequence ATGAGTCCCGATGCTGACCGTACGTGGACGGATGCCCTGAACGAAGAGGATCTTGCCTTCCTGAAGCGCTTCCTCCTCGCCTCCGGCTCCCTCAAAGACTTGGCTGCCAGCTATGGCATCTCCTACCCCACAGTGAGATTGCGCCTCGATCGGCTGATCGAGAAGGTGAAGATCCTCGACAGCCAGGAGCTTACGTCGGAATTCGAGCGCCTCCTCCGCGTACTCTACGCCGAAGGCAAACTCGACATGGCCACCCTCAAGACCCTTCTGGTCGCCCACCAACAAGCCTTGGGAGATAGACGATGA